In the genome of Candidatus Babeliales bacterium, one region contains:
- the dnaN gene encoding DNA polymerase III subunit beta gives MKNTFIVEQKPLLSILSSMQPICTKRTTLDATTTILFHVGHKELVLKSTDLEISLQASYLLKECDIDEPRLFLVSGRRLFDLVKELEGDITFILDDTSLLVKAGLVNVVLNIQNAQNFPPFPERIENLMQLSASFLLELLNKVSFLIPQNNANSSLNGLFLEISESELKMTASDGHCLAQVQTSVYTLEDPHQWLLPRRAIFEVKKILESSSDTTVFLGLCGNQLVFSGESFNFFSKLLVNVFPAYETILNKKDFIPARVERSHFIKTLRRSSCLLSGQFIATNFAFGSEKLKVSLHNKEVGTLEEEVPLFDFTGAECDIRFYAPYLLNGLQVFPDEQIQFYLQGKSKPIIFDAYNKSEGNEYAMFYLVMPVAQAQE, from the coding sequence ATGAAAAATACATTTATTGTAGAACAAAAACCATTATTGTCTATTTTATCTTCAATGCAACCTATTTGTACAAAACGTACAACTCTTGATGCAACTACAACAATTTTATTCCATGTAGGGCATAAAGAATTAGTTTTAAAAAGTACTGATTTAGAAATTAGTTTGCAAGCGAGTTATTTACTTAAAGAATGTGACATAGATGAGCCACGTTTATTTCTAGTTTCAGGTCGTCGTCTTTTTGATTTAGTAAAGGAATTGGAAGGTGATATTACATTCATTTTAGATGATACATCGCTTTTAGTAAAAGCGGGACTTGTCAATGTAGTATTAAATATACAAAATGCTCAAAATTTTCCACCATTTCCTGAACGTATTGAGAATTTAATGCAATTAAGTGCATCATTTTTACTTGAATTGCTTAATAAAGTTTCCTTTCTAATTCCGCAAAACAATGCAAATTCTTCATTAAATGGATTATTTTTAGAAATATCTGAATCAGAATTAAAAATGACTGCTAGCGATGGTCATTGTCTTGCGCAGGTGCAAACATCTGTCTACACATTGGAAGATCCACATCAGTGGCTATTGCCCCGTCGAGCGATATTTGAAGTGAAAAAAATTTTAGAAAGCAGTAGCGATACAACTGTTTTTCTTGGTTTATGTGGAAATCAGCTTGTATTTTCTGGTGAATCTTTTAATTTCTTTTCTAAACTTCTTGTTAATGTTTTTCCTGCTTATGAAACAATTTTGAATAAGAAAGACTTTATTCCTGCACGTGTTGAACGGTCTCATTTTATCAAAACACTTCGTCGTTCATCATGCCTTCTTTCTGGACAATTCATTGCAACAAATTTCGCATTTGGGTCAGAAAAACTTAAGGTATCATTACATAATAAAGAAGTTGGCACATTAGAAGAAGAAGTTCCTTTATTTGATTTTACAGGAGCTGAATGTGACATTCGCTTTTATGCACCATATTTACTTAATGGATTACAAGTTTTTCCTGATGAGCAAATACAGTTTTATTTGCAAGGTAAATCTAAACCTATTATTTTTGATGCCTATAATAAAAGTGAAGGAAATGAATATGCTATGTTCTATCTTGTCATGCCGGTAGCTCAAGCACAAGAATAA
- the recF gene encoding DNA replication and repair protein RecF (All proteins in this family for which functions are known are DNA-binding proteins that assist the filamentation of RecA onto DNA for the initiation of recombination or recombinational repair.): MEINKLQLASIYLKNFRCFEQTTIDLDSHIVLICGLNGTGKTSLLEALYYGCYLRSFRTHLSRDLIALGKESFFIKFLIHDYSSSENFIDHTIQIGFTDNKRLVKIDNKPTVSYKDLLTYYRIVSLTEDDLKLVQDGPEERRSFLDQALLLKDTSFINMMREYRIVLENRNALLCKDKFDQEMYFLWTKKLWEYTSRIQKVRKQLLLELETEVNIMLHRHVDEHVSISFVYQAKKNSDNAFDIFWNNNISSGIMRSELHLKRTLFGAHIDDFTIMLQGKQSRAHSSRGQQKMIVLLIKIAQIKQLSKANGPIIFLLDDFMTDFDIERGKALLSALFELNCQLIFTSPRRDSALESALIASQYNYKIISI; encoded by the coding sequence ATGGAAATAAATAAATTACAGTTAGCGAGTATTTATTTAAAAAATTTTCGTTGTTTTGAACAAACTACCATTGATCTTGATAGCCATATTGTATTAATTTGTGGTTTAAATGGGACAGGTAAGACTTCTCTTCTTGAAGCATTATACTATGGATGTTATCTACGTTCATTCAGAACTCATCTTTCACGGGATTTAATTGCTTTAGGGAAAGAATCATTTTTTATAAAATTTTTAATTCATGACTATTCATCGTCAGAAAATTTTATCGACCATACTATTCAGATAGGGTTTACAGATAACAAACGTCTTGTTAAAATCGATAATAAACCAACCGTATCATATAAAGATCTTCTAACTTATTATCGCATAGTTAGTCTTACTGAAGATGACCTTAAATTAGTACAAGACGGCCCTGAAGAGCGGAGGTCTTTTTTAGATCAAGCATTATTGCTCAAAGATACATCATTTATAAATATGATGCGTGAATATCGTATTGTCTTAGAAAATCGTAATGCATTATTATGTAAAGATAAATTTGATCAAGAAATGTATTTTCTCTGGACTAAAAAATTATGGGAATATACATCAAGAATACAAAAAGTAAGAAAACAACTTTTATTAGAATTAGAAACAGAAGTTAATATAATGCTTCATCGCCATGTTGATGAACATGTATCCATTTCATTTGTATATCAAGCAAAAAAGAATAGCGATAACGCATTTGATATATTTTGGAATAATAATATTTCTTCAGGTATCATGCGCTCTGAACTACATCTAAAAAGAACTCTTTTTGGTGCCCATATTGATGATTTTACTATTATGTTACAAGGTAAACAGTCTCGAGCTCATTCTTCTAGGGGGCAACAGAAAATGATTGTTCTATTAATAAAAATAGCTCAAATAAAACAATTATCTAAGGCAAATGGTCCAATAATATTTCTTTTAGATGATTTTATGACTGATTTTGATATTGAACGCGGCAAAGCTTTACTTTCAGCCCTTTTTGAGCTTAATTGTCAGTTAATTTTTACCTCTCCTCGACGAGACAGTGCGCTAGAGAGCGCATTAATTGCTTCGCAATACAACTATAAAATAATTTCTATTTAA